A single window of Nicotiana sylvestris chromosome 3, ASM39365v2, whole genome shotgun sequence DNA harbors:
- the LOC104225836 gene encoding putative pentatricopeptide repeat-containing protein At5g52630: MDSTIDPRCTHARAITTGAAKANRAVLNNLITLYSKSNLPSHAVRVFQSIPSPNVVSFTALLTSAFSNSPLSAFRHFISMIRRQILPNGHTLTSLLKTCASLPALTFGLQLHSLAIKLGFSSEPFTASALVSLYFKTGLSGNAKRVFDEMSVRDEVCFSSVIVGLARNSKPMDALSCFVEMRRSGVASTMVSVSGALRAASDVAMLEQCRIIHGHAMVTGLNLNVIVGSALIDGYGKCGLLGNARGVFDELEMELNIVGWNAMMAGHAQQGEHGNVIELFTLMEERGMVPDEYSFLAILTAFYNAGLVEETEIWFRRMTEEYSLEPCLEHYTCLVGALGKAGRLEEAERIALSMPFKPDAALWRVLLSKCAYHVNMDIAWRMSDRLLHINPMDDSAYVILANAYASAGRWDEVREVWKRMKDKKVRKEGGKSWIETQGEVHVFLAGDRRHERADEIYAKLADLMEEIEKLGYVPVWAEMLHEVEEKEKKKALWYHSEKLALAFGLLNGTAPPGKALRIVKNLRICRDCHEAFKYISRLIEREIIVRDVNRYHRFLNGSCNCGDQW, translated from the coding sequence ATGGACTCAACAATAGACCCACGGTGTACACATGCACGCGCCATCACAACAGGCGCGGCGAAAGCCAACCGTGCAgtcctcaacaacctcatcacTCTCTACTCCAAATCCAATCTCCCTTCACACGCCGTCCGTGTTTTCCAGTCAATCCCATCACCCAATGTCGTTTCATTTACAGCGCTTCTCACATCCGCATTCTCCAACTCCCCACTCTCCGCCTTTCGTCATTTTATTTCCATGATCCGCCGTCAAATCCTCCCCAATGGCCATACTTTAACCTCCCTTCTCAAAACTTGCGCCTCTCTTCCTGCTCTCACCTTCGGGCTACAACTCCATTCCCTTGCTATCAAATTGGGTTTCTCTTCAGAGCCGTTTACGGCGTCAGCTCTTGTGTCGTTGTACTTTAAAACTGGGTTGTCAGGTAATGCGAAAAGGGTGTTCGATGAAATGTCTGTTAGAGATGAGGTTTGTTTCTCGTCCGTTATTGTTGGGCTTGCTCGGAACTCTAAGCCTATGGATGCTTTGTCGTGTTTTGTTGAAATGAGGAGAAGTGGTGTGGCATCTACTATGGTTAGTGTTTCTGGTGCTCTGCGGGCAGCATCTGATGTGGCTATGCTTGAGCAATGTAGGATTATTCATGGACACGCGATGGTAACGGGGCTTAATTTGAATGTTATTGTAGGCAGTGCATTGATTGATGGGTATGGGAAATGTGGGCTTTTGGGGAACGCTCGTGGAGTGTTTGATGAGCTAGAAATGGAACTCAATATTGTCGGGTGGAACGCAATGATGGCAGGGCATGCTCAACAAGGTGAACATGGCAATGTCATAGAACTTTTCACTTTGATGGAAGAACGAGGAATGGTGCCGGATGAGTACAGTTTCTTAGCTATCTTGACAGCATTTTACAATGCAGGTTTAGTTGAAGAGACTGAGATATGGTTCAGGAGGATGACGGAAGAGTATAGCTTGGAGCCATGTCTCGAGCACTATACGTGTTTGGTAGGTGCATTGGGGAAAGCAGGGCGTCTGGAGGAGGCAGAGCGGATTGCTTTATCAATGCCTTTTAAGCCGGATGCAGCTTTATGGCGAGTATTATTGTCTAAATGTGCCTATCACGTGAATATGGATATTGCGTGGAGGATGAGTGATAGGTTGTTGCACATTAACCCAATGGATGATTCGGCTTATGTGATTTTGGCAAATGCATATGCGAGTGCAGGGAGGTGGGATGAGGTGAGGGAGGTGTGGAAGAGAATGAAGGATAAGAAAGTGAGGAAGGAAGGTGGGAAGAGTTGGATTGAAACGCAGGGAGAGGTTCATGTGTTTTTAGCGGGTGATAGGAGACACGAGAGGGCTGATGAGATTTATGCTAAGTTAGCAGACTTAATGGAAGAGATTGAGAAATTGGGTTATGTGCCCGTATGGGCTGAAATGTTGCATGAAGtagaagagaaggaaaagaagaaagcACTTTGGTATCACAGTGAGAAGTTGGCATTGGCATTTGGGTTGTTGAATGGGACAGCACCACCTGGGAAAGCTTTGCGGATTGTGAAGAATTTGAGAATTTGCAGGGATTGTCACGAGGCATTTAAGTATATTAGTAGACTTATTGAGAGAGAGATTATAGTGCGGGATGTTAACAGATACCACAGGTTCTTGAATGGAAGCTGCAATTGTGGAGATCAATGGTAA